Proteins encoded within one genomic window of Arachis ipaensis cultivar K30076 chromosome B08, Araip1.1, whole genome shotgun sequence:
- the LOC107612565 gene encoding amino-acid permease BAT1 homolog produces the protein MGSEFTGDTTMDAAEKRLNELGYKQELRREMTMFKTLAISFSTMTLFTGITPLYGSSLQYAGPASLVWGWVVVSFFTWFVGIAMAEICSSFPTTGSLYFWAAHLAGPKWGPFSSWCCAWLETIGLIAGIGTQAYAGSQTLQSIILLSTGTHKGGGYFAPKWLFLCMYIGLTVIWAALNTFALEVIALIDMISIWWQLIGGIVIVIMLPLVSLTTQSASYVFTHLELAPESTGITSKPYAVILAFLVSQYSLFGYDAAAHLTEETKGADKNGPIAILGSIGMISVFGWAYILALTFSIQNFSYLYDTNNETAGVFVPAQILYDAFHGRYHNSIGAIILLFIIWGSFFFGGLSITTSAARVVYALSRDNGVPFSSLWRKLHPKRKVPSNAVWLCAGICILLGLPILKVNVVFTAITSICTIGWVGGYAVPIFARMVMPEKNFKPGPFYLGKAGRPICLIAFLWICYTCSVFLLPTLYPITWDTFNYAPVALGVVLGLIMLWWVVDARKWFKGPVRNIDTQNGKV, from the exons ATGGGGTCTGAATTCACAGGAGACACAACTATGGATGCAGCAGAGAAGAGGCTCAATGAGCTTGGTTACAAGCAAGAACTTAGAAGAGAAATG ACTATGTTCAAAACACTGGCAATATCATTTTCAACAATGACCCTATTCACAGGAATCACTCCTCTATATGGTTCCAGCCTTCAATATGCAGGGCCTGCATCTCTTGTATGGGGATGGGTGGTGGTTTCTTTCTTCACTTGGTTTGTTGGGATTGCAATGGCTGAGATTTGTTCATCTTTCCCG ACAACTGGCTCTTTGTACTTTTGGGCTGCGCATTTAGCCGGTCCGAAATGGGGACCATTTTCTTCATGGTGCTGTGCTTGGCTTGAGACCATAGGACTTATTGCTGGGATTGGAACTCAG GCATATGCAGGATCACAAACATTGCAGAGTATAATCTTACTCTCAACAGGAACACATAAAGGTGGAGGGTACTTTGCTCCAAAATGGTTATTCTTGTGTATGTATATTGGCTTAACTGTCATATGGGCAGCTCTCAACACATTTGCATTGGAAGTGATTGCCTTGATAGATATGATTTCAATATGGTGGCAG CTTATTGGGGGAATAGTGATTGTGATCATGCTACCTCTGGTATCACTTACTACACAATCTGCTTCATATGTATTCACACACTTGGAGTTGGCACCTGAATCAACTGGAATTACAAGCAAACCATATGCTGTGATTCTTGCATTTCTTGTGAGCCAGTATTCCCTCTTTGGATATGATGCTGCAGCACATTTAACTGAAGAAACCAAAGGTGCTGACAAGAATGGACCTATTGCCATACTTGGCAGCATTGGCATGATTTCAGTCTTTGGTTGGGCTTATATTCTTGCACTTACATTCAGCATTCAG AATTTCAGTTACCTTTATGATACAAACAATGAGACTGCTGGAGTATTTGTGCCAGCACAAATACTCTATGATGCATTCCATGGAAGATATCACAATTCTATTGGAGCAATCATTCTACTATTTATCATTTGGGGTTCATTCTTTTTTGGTGGACTTTCAATCACTACAAGTGCTGCTAGAGTT GTTTATGCTTTGTCTAGAGACAATGGAGTCCCATTTTCGTCCTTATGGCGAAAGCTACACCCGAAGCGCAAGGTTCCCTCGAACGCTGTATGGCTTTGTGCAGGAATCTGCATCCTTCTTGGCCTCCCAATCCTAAAGGTCAATGTAGTTTTCACTGCCATAACTTCGATATGCACAATCGGATGGGTTGGTGGCTATGCAGTTCCAATATTTGCAAGAATGGTTATGCCTGAAAAGAACTTCAAGCCTGGACCCTTTTACTTAGGAAAAGCTGGAAGACCAATTTGCTTGATTGCATTTCTGTGGATTTGTTACACTTGTTCTGTGTTCCTTTTGCCAACATTGTACCCTATAACTTGGGATACTTTCAATTATGCACCAGTTGCTTTGGGTGTAGTTTTAGGCCTTATAATGCTTTGGTGGGTTGTAGATGCAAGAAAATGGTTTAAGGGACCAGTTAGGAACATTGATACGCAAAATGGTAAGGtttaa